A part of Streptomyces sp. DSM 40750 genomic DNA contains:
- a CDS encoding peptidoglycan-binding protein translates to MSTRTGPQRYPVASRANWYQDDFGGDPMQVDVVVLHTTEGPTLPGYGGGSSAPNLTAVPDFAAKKLRWYQHFDIETSSRALVNLRGGVETNTMNVCQVELVGTCDPKTHAKWKAAGRAHIYWPDAPDWALRGVADFLAWMHEEHGVPLSGPKTWPAYPTSYANGGGQRMTGAQWADFKGVCGHMHVPENVHGDPGAVDFARIVKYAKADLDLGDDTPEATTPTKPKVPAFPGRKYFVAGASNAYVLQLGKQLVKRGFGDHYKVGPSRTWGEADRLNVRDFQKSRKELRGDADGTPGPLTWRLLFS, encoded by the coding sequence ATGAGCACCAGGACTGGACCCCAGCGGTACCCCGTGGCGAGCCGGGCGAACTGGTATCAGGACGACTTCGGGGGTGACCCGATGCAGGTCGACGTCGTCGTCCTGCACACCACGGAGGGTCCCACGCTGCCCGGATACGGCGGCGGCTCGTCCGCGCCGAATCTGACGGCCGTCCCCGACTTCGCCGCCAAGAAGTTGAGGTGGTACCAGCACTTCGACATAGAGACCTCGTCCAGGGCGCTGGTCAATCTGCGGGGCGGTGTCGAGACGAACACCATGAACGTGTGCCAGGTCGAGCTGGTCGGCACCTGCGACCCGAAGACCCACGCGAAGTGGAAGGCCGCGGGCCGGGCGCACATCTACTGGCCGGACGCGCCCGACTGGGCGCTGCGGGGCGTCGCCGACTTCCTGGCCTGGATGCACGAGGAGCACGGCGTACCGCTGTCCGGCCCGAAGACGTGGCCCGCGTACCCCACGTCGTACGCGAACGGCGGCGGCCAGCGGATGACGGGCGCCCAGTGGGCGGACTTCAAGGGGGTCTGCGGGCACATGCACGTGCCCGAGAACGTCCACGGCGACCCCGGCGCGGTCGACTTCGCCCGGATCGTCAAGTACGCGAAGGCCGACCTGGACCTGGGCGACGACACCCCGGAGGCGACCACGCCGACGAAGCCGAAGGTCCCCGCCTTCCCGGGACGCAAGTACTTCGTGGCCGGGGCCTCGAACGCGTACGTCCTGCAGCTCGGCAAGCAGCTGGTGAAGCGCGGCTTCGGCGACCACTACAAGGTCGGCCCCAGCAGGACCTGGGGCGAGGCGGACCGGCTGAACGTGCGGGACTTCCAGAAGTCACGCAAGGAACTGCGCGGCGACGCCGACGGCACCCCCGGCCCGCTGACCTGGCGCCTGCTGTTCTCCTGA
- a CDS encoding RNA polymerase sigma factor, whose protein sequence is MRTRIRAGDPSAFAELFDTYARAVYNHAFRLAADWSTAEDVMAATFMEAWRLRDRVDPEGGSLRPWLLGIATNTARNQFRSNRRYRAAAEAAAAAELSVPDHAEEVADRLDGRQRLATALTALAALRRPEREVIALCLGEGLDYEAAAEALGIPVGTVASRLSRARKKLRKVADVAEVDWPGLQHPRETGELRRPAAAAALEKNLGKREADRPGRQTRGDHAHAIRPAQEGNR, encoded by the coding sequence ATGCGTACCCGGATACGGGCCGGGGATCCGAGCGCGTTCGCCGAGCTCTTCGACACGTATGCGCGCGCGGTCTACAACCATGCCTTCCGGCTGGCCGCCGACTGGTCGACGGCCGAGGACGTGATGGCCGCGACCTTCATGGAGGCATGGCGGCTGCGCGACAGGGTCGACCCGGAGGGCGGTTCCTTGCGGCCGTGGCTGCTGGGCATCGCCACCAACACGGCGCGCAACCAGTTCCGGAGCAACCGGCGGTACCGGGCGGCGGCGGAGGCGGCCGCGGCCGCCGAGCTGTCGGTGCCCGACCACGCCGAGGAGGTGGCCGACCGGCTCGACGGCCGGCAGCGCCTCGCGACGGCACTCACCGCGCTCGCGGCGCTGCGCCGGCCGGAGCGCGAGGTCATCGCGCTCTGCCTGGGGGAGGGCCTGGACTACGAGGCCGCGGCGGAGGCGCTCGGCATTCCGGTCGGCACGGTCGCCTCCCGGCTCTCCCGCGCCCGCAAGAAGCTCCGCAAGGTCGCCGATGTCGCCGAGGTCGACTGGCCGGGACTCCAACACCCAAGAGAAACAGGGGAGTTGAGACGTCCGGCTGCGGCAGCCGCACTCGAAAAAAATCTCGGGAAACGGGAAGCCGACCGCCCCGGCCGACAGACAAGAGGCGATCACGCACACGCGATCCGGCCCGCACAGGAAGGAAACCGATGA
- a CDS encoding CU044_5270 family protein, translating into MNANTSRRNAAEREEGAQLFDRTTRDLPPGRHQFHKERMMAQIHETQAEERTAAKAAAPARTRRFQLPRPAILLPALAAALAGVVVAGVVASGGSGVKDEGVATGPALTTTVGTATSKGVPQLLDRIALAAAEGGQPAVGPGQYIYIESRTATTFLKTVDDKTTLASDELHTRQVWESPDGTKGWLIDPAVNDSPEGETLSLPDEQGNTPEANLNAPSYDYLAELTTDPDTLLAKIYKETEGQGNTPDQQAFATIGDLLNESYPPAELYSALFKTAAKIPGVVVVDDAVDAVGRHGVAVARLDETSGQREEWIFDKKTHVFLGERIVQVNENSGEDALIKPGTVVYTSAIINRAIVDGIKQTPSKTG; encoded by the coding sequence ATGAACGCGAACACGTCCCGGCGGAACGCCGCCGAGCGGGAAGAAGGCGCCCAGCTCTTCGACCGGACGACACGCGACCTGCCACCGGGCCGTCACCAGTTCCACAAGGAGCGCATGATGGCCCAGATTCACGAGACCCAGGCGGAAGAGCGCACGGCGGCGAAGGCGGCGGCCCCGGCGAGGACCCGGCGCTTCCAGCTACCGCGCCCCGCGATCCTCCTGCCCGCGCTGGCCGCCGCCCTCGCCGGCGTGGTCGTCGCCGGGGTGGTCGCCTCGGGCGGCAGCGGCGTCAAGGACGAAGGCGTCGCCACCGGACCGGCCCTGACCACGACCGTCGGCACCGCGACCAGCAAGGGCGTGCCGCAGCTGCTGGACCGGATCGCGCTGGCGGCGGCCGAGGGGGGCCAGCCGGCCGTCGGGCCCGGCCAGTACATCTACATCGAGTCCAGGACGGCGACGACCTTCCTCAAGACCGTCGACGACAAGACCACCCTGGCCAGCGACGAGTTGCACACCCGTCAGGTGTGGGAGTCCCCGGACGGCACCAAGGGCTGGCTGATCGACCCGGCCGTCAACGACAGCCCCGAGGGCGAGACCCTGAGCCTCCCCGACGAGCAGGGCAACACGCCGGAGGCGAACCTGAACGCTCCGTCGTACGACTACCTGGCCGAGCTGACCACCGATCCCGACACCCTGCTGGCCAAGATCTACAAGGAGACCGAGGGGCAGGGCAACACCCCCGACCAGCAGGCGTTCGCCACCATCGGCGACCTCCTCAACGAGAGCTACCCCCCGGCGGAGCTGTACTCGGCACTCTTCAAGACCGCCGCGAAGATCCCCGGTGTCGTCGTGGTCGACGACGCGGTGGACGCGGTGGGCCGGCACGGTGTGGCGGTGGCCCGGCTGGACGAGACCAGCGGTCAGCGCGAGGAATGGATCTTCGACAAGAAGACCCATGTCTTCCTGGGCGAGCGCATCGTCCAGGTGAACGAGAACAGCGGAGAGGACGCCCTGATCAAGCCCGGCACGGTCGTCTACACCAGCGCCATCATCAACCGCGCCATCGTCGACGGCATCAAGCAGACGCCGTCCAAGACCGGCTGA
- a CDS encoding GH32 C-terminal domain-containing protein: protein MTLTADGTVVQRPARELLALRGERVLHRTGHVTRSGTAELGQVGSTFDLTAVLTPDTTGTGGLRLVTSADGTEYLDITIDPTAGRLTVDRSHASLDARARGGSYAVPCPAAATPGTPVELRVIVDRSIAETHLADGQVLTLRFYPLADGPWRLQARTTGTGRSDFTVEAWNLKPGGDRSGTGAGEPREGRVTPLPYVS from the coding sequence GTGACGCTCACCGCCGACGGCACGGTCGTCCAGCGCCCCGCCCGCGAACTGCTCGCCCTGCGCGGCGAACGCGTACTGCACCGCACCGGCCACGTCACCCGGTCGGGGACTGCCGAACTCGGCCAGGTCGGCAGCACCTTCGACCTCACCGCCGTCCTGACGCCCGACACCACGGGCACCGGCGGCCTGCGCCTGGTCACCTCCGCGGACGGCACCGAGTACCTCGACATCACCATCGATCCCACCGCGGGCCGGCTCACCGTCGACCGCAGCCACGCGTCACTGGACGCACGGGCACGGGGAGGCTCGTACGCCGTCCCGTGCCCGGCCGCGGCGACGCCCGGCACCCCCGTCGAACTGCGCGTGATCGTGGACCGCTCGATCGCCGAGACCCATCTCGCCGACGGCCAGGTCCTCACCCTCAGGTTCTATCCGCTCGCCGACGGACCGTGGCGACTGCAGGCCCGCACGACAGGCACCGGCCGCAGCGACTTCACCGTGGAGGCGTGGAACCTGAAACCGGGCGGAGACCGGTCGGGAACCGGTGCTGGCGAGCCGAGGGAAGGACGCGTGACGCCTCTGCCGTACGTGTCCTGA
- a CDS encoding Fpg/Nei family DNA glycosylase, with product MPELPDVEGFRKVLESCAKGRIIQRVDVRDTGVLHGTSTRRLRDALEGRRFTEPERHGKWLLARTGGPTLMLHFGMTGRLVCGHPDDAVEAHDRVLFTVSRDRQLRYRDQRKLRGLWLADDESEVARLLEHQGPDAMAVNREEFEAALAARRGSVKTALTDQSVLAGLGNLLADEILWRARLRPTSRASDLTEADCRRLYTHMRRTLRSAVTAGCVPPRDSWLTGHRDDPVPTCPRCGNSLRRSRMAGRGTVWCPQCQ from the coding sequence ATGCCCGAGCTGCCAGACGTCGAGGGTTTCCGGAAGGTGCTCGAGTCCTGCGCGAAGGGCCGGATCATCCAGCGCGTCGACGTGCGCGACACGGGCGTACTGCATGGGACGAGCACGAGGCGGCTGCGTGACGCGCTGGAAGGCCGGCGTTTCACCGAGCCGGAGCGGCACGGGAAGTGGCTGCTCGCGCGCACCGGCGGTCCCACCCTGATGCTGCACTTCGGCATGACCGGCCGGTTGGTCTGCGGCCATCCCGACGACGCGGTCGAGGCGCACGACCGCGTCCTGTTCACCGTGTCCCGTGACCGTCAGCTCCGCTACCGCGACCAGCGCAAGCTCCGGGGCCTCTGGCTGGCCGACGACGAGTCGGAGGTCGCACGGCTCCTGGAACACCAGGGCCCCGACGCGATGGCGGTGAACCGTGAGGAGTTCGAGGCCGCGCTCGCCGCACGCCGCGGCAGCGTCAAAACGGCCCTCACCGACCAGTCCGTCCTGGCCGGACTCGGCAATCTGCTGGCCGACGAGATCCTGTGGCGGGCGAGGCTGCGTCCCACGAGCCGGGCGAGTGATCTCACCGAGGCCGACTGCCGTCGCCTGTACACGCACATGCGTCGCACCCTGCGCTCCGCGGTCACCGCCGGCTGCGTCCCGCCTCGGGACTCCTGGCTCACCGGTCACCGCGACGACCCCGTCCCCACCTGCCCGCGCTGCGGCAACTCCCTACGGCGGTCCCGAATGGCAGGCCGCGGCACGGTGTGGTGTCCGCAGTGCCAGTGA
- a CDS encoding helix-turn-helix domain-containing protein: protein MTADTPLSGRLDDDDYPAYTMGRAAEMLGTTPAFLRAIGDARLITPLRSEGGHRRYSRYQLRIAARARELVDRGTPIEAACRIVILEDQLEEAQRINAEYRRRAGHEVSDGSVPGSS from the coding sequence ATGACAGCAGATACCCCGCTCAGTGGTCGTCTGGACGACGACGACTACCCCGCCTACACGATGGGGCGGGCCGCCGAGATGCTCGGCACCACCCCGGCTTTCCTCCGAGCCATCGGCGATGCTCGGCTGATCACTCCGCTGCGCTCGGAGGGCGGACACCGCCGGTACTCCCGCTACCAGCTCCGCATCGCGGCGCGCGCCCGCGAGCTCGTCGACAGGGGCACCCCGATCGAGGCCGCCTGCCGCATCGTCATCCTTGAGGACCAGCTCGAGGAAGCGCAGCGCATCAACGCCGAGTACCGCCGCCGTGCCGGGCACGAAGTGTCCGACGGTTCCGTTCCCGGTTCCAGCTGA
- a CDS encoding SCO5918 family protein, producing MRCVIARYPFDLTKSGVLASMKGVSPELITGESVTIGRRRYPVKQVGQIVTRQDSRDFTSGEVVRAMTRLGFTCHDHLRTAPVPVPTPLQTASALLGVASQDG from the coding sequence ATGCGCTGTGTCATCGCCCGGTACCCGTTCGACCTGACCAAGAGCGGAGTGCTGGCCTCCATGAAGGGGGTCTCGCCCGAACTCATCACGGGTGAGTCCGTGACCATCGGCCGCCGTCGCTACCCGGTCAAGCAGGTAGGCCAGATCGTCACCCGCCAGGACAGCCGCGACTTCACCAGCGGCGAAGTCGTCCGGGCCATGACCCGCCTCGGCTTCACCTGCCACGACCACCTCAGGACCGCGCCCGTGCCTGTTCCCACTCCGCTCCAGACCGCGTCGGCACTGCTCGGCGTCGCCTCCCAGGACGGATGA
- a CDS encoding DEAD/DEAH box helicase, which translates to MNRARTARTTRTNDRSWGSAPKRSGAPRRSKGNDRRQTAPQGEFALPVTVTPPLPAVESFADLALPAPLLAALGHEGVTAPFPIQGATLPNSLAGRDVLGRGRTGSGKTIAFGLAVLARTAGRRAEPRRPLALILVPTRELAQQVTDALTPYARSVRLRMATVVGGMSIGRQTGALRAGAEVVVATPGRLKDLIDRGDCQLDDVGITVLDEADQMADMGFMPQVTALLDQVRPGGQRMLFSATLDRNVDLLVRRYLADPVVHSVDPSAGAVTTMEHHVLHVHDADKHRTTTEIAARDGRVIMFLDTKHAVDRLTEHLLRSGVRAAALHGGKSQPQRTRTLAQFKTGHVTVLVATNVAARGIHVDNLDLVVNVDPPSDHKDYLHRGGRTARAGESGSVVTLVTPSQRRGMSRLMASAGIAPQITSVRSGEAELTRITGAQAPSGVPVVITAPAAARPRRAGSPAGSSSRGRHDRPARGRAATGQAGRRRAQRPAFGSAA; encoded by the coding sequence TTGAACCGCGCACGCACCGCCCGCACGACCCGTACCAACGACCGCTCCTGGGGTTCCGCCCCCAAGCGCTCGGGGGCTCCCCGGCGTTCCAAGGGCAACGATCGCCGACAGACCGCACCCCAGGGCGAGTTCGCGCTGCCGGTGACGGTCACGCCGCCGCTGCCCGCCGTCGAGTCGTTCGCCGACCTGGCCCTGCCGGCGCCGTTGCTGGCCGCGCTCGGGCACGAGGGCGTGACCGCCCCGTTCCCCATCCAGGGGGCGACCCTGCCGAACTCCCTCGCCGGACGTGACGTGCTCGGCCGCGGCCGTACCGGGTCGGGCAAGACCATCGCCTTCGGCCTCGCCGTACTGGCCCGTACCGCGGGCCGGCGCGCGGAGCCGCGGCGGCCGCTCGCCCTGATCCTCGTCCCCACCCGCGAGCTCGCCCAGCAGGTGACCGACGCGCTCACCCCGTACGCCCGCTCCGTGCGGCTGCGGATGGCCACCGTGGTCGGCGGGATGTCGATCGGCAGGCAGACAGGTGCGCTGCGTGCCGGTGCGGAGGTCGTCGTCGCGACGCCGGGCCGGCTCAAGGACCTCATCGACCGGGGCGACTGCCAGCTGGACGACGTCGGCATCACCGTCCTCGACGAGGCCGACCAGATGGCCGACATGGGCTTCATGCCCCAGGTCACCGCCCTGCTCGACCAGGTGCGCCCCGGAGGGCAGCGGATGCTGTTCTCGGCCACCCTGGACCGCAATGTGGACCTGCTCGTCCGCCGCTACCTGGCGGACCCGGTGGTCCACTCCGTCGACCCGTCGGCGGGTGCGGTCACCACGATGGAGCACCACGTGCTCCACGTGCACGACGCGGACAAGCACCGGACGACCACCGAGATCGCGGCGCGCGACGGCCGGGTGATCATGTTCCTGGACACCAAGCACGCCGTGGACCGGCTGACCGAGCACCTGCTGAGGAGCGGCGTCCGCGCCGCGGCTCTGCACGGCGGCAAGTCCCAGCCCCAGCGCACACGGACCCTCGCCCAGTTCAAGACCGGACATGTGACGGTGCTGGTGGCGACCAACGTCGCGGCCCGCGGTATCCACGTCGACAACCTCGACCTGGTCGTCAACGTGGATCCGCCCAGCGACCACAAGGACTATCTGCACCGCGGCGGCCGTACCGCCCGCGCCGGCGAGTCCGGGAGCGTCGTCACCCTCGTGACACCCTCCCAGCGCCGCGGCATGAGCCGGCTGATGGCCTCGGCCGGCATCGCCCCGCAGATCACCTCCGTACGGTCCGGTGAGGCGGAGCTGACCCGCATCACCGGCGCCCAGGCCCCTTCCGGTGTCCCGGTCGTCATCACCGCACCGGCCGCGGCTCGTCCGCGCCGCGCCGGGTCGCCCGCGGGTTCCTCGTCCCGAGGCCGCCACGACCGCCCGGCCCGGGGGCGCGCCGCCACCGGACAGGCGGGGCGGCGCAGGGCACAGCGGCCCGCCTTCGGCTCCGCGGCCTAG
- a CDS encoding cold-shock protein: MATGTVKWFNAEKGFGFIEQDGGGADVFAHYSNIAAQGFRELQEGQKVSFDIAQGQKGPTAENIVPA; encoded by the coding sequence ATGGCTACTGGCACCGTGAAGTGGTTCAACGCGGAAAAGGGCTTCGGCTTCATCGAGCAGGACGGCGGCGGCGCCGACGTCTTCGCCCACTACTCGAACATCGCCGCCCAGGGCTTCCGCGAGCTGCAGGAAGGCCAGAAGGTGTCCTTCGACATCGCGCAGGGCCAGAAGGGCCCGACGGCCGAGAACATCGTTCCCGCCTGA
- a CDS encoding DUF5990 family protein yields the protein MRIRIDAFDLPGLTHSASVDGRFPAYDNIHVAVQRRDRPAELLEPQPGDAPSATWTLECTTRASPTGTEVKGPYVQDRLGRRFIYLSWGTVDESGVFTMFRRAKLMLDVIPADVLAAAAHDGLLVGRLGLTDAQGGPLCARVEPPHITWTAARAGQETVSSANGPM from the coding sequence ATGCGTATCCGCATCGACGCCTTCGACCTGCCCGGCCTCACCCACTCCGCCTCTGTCGACGGCAGATTCCCCGCGTACGACAACATCCACGTCGCCGTGCAACGCCGCGACCGTCCGGCCGAACTCCTCGAACCACAGCCCGGCGACGCGCCGTCCGCGACCTGGACCCTGGAGTGCACCACGCGTGCCTCGCCGACCGGCACCGAGGTCAAAGGCCCCTACGTGCAGGACCGTCTGGGCCGACGGTTCATCTACCTGTCGTGGGGCACGGTCGACGAATCGGGCGTCTTCACGATGTTCCGCCGCGCCAAGCTCATGCTCGACGTCATCCCCGCCGACGTACTCGCCGCCGCCGCACACGACGGGCTGCTGGTCGGACGTCTCGGTCTGACCGACGCGCAGGGCGGGCCCCTGTGCGCACGCGTCGAGCCCCCGCACATCACCTGGACCGCCGCACGCGCCGGCCAGGAAACGGTGTCATCGGCGAACGGGCCGATGTGA
- the chvE gene encoding multiple monosaccharide ABC transporter substrate-binding protein has translation MRNRRAALAVIGGAVSLALTLSACGGETSESSSSERGTIGIAMPTQASERWLTDGKSVVENLQGKGYKTKLVYGEDDPDTQVSQIEKLIKQGIDALIIAAIDNKSLNGVLQQAAAADIPVISYDRLILGTKNVDYYVSFDNEQVGRLQALHIIDELGLEDGKGPFNIELFAGSPDDNNTKYFYEGAMHLLQPYLDNKQLVVRSGQTALKEITTLRWDGPTAEKRMNRVLSQSYGSENVDAVLSPYDGISLGILSALKSDGYGSGSKPLPIITGQDAELASVKSIIAGEQSQTVYKDLRQLAERAAFMADDILNDDTPELNNRRAYGNGVKSVPAYLLQPVSVDKTNYDKILVGGGYYTDAELK, from the coding sequence ATGCGTAACCGAAGAGCCGCCCTCGCCGTCATCGGCGGAGCCGTCTCCCTTGCCCTCACCCTGTCCGCCTGCGGCGGCGAGACCAGCGAGAGCAGCAGCTCCGAGCGCGGCACCATCGGCATCGCCATGCCGACCCAGGCCTCCGAGCGCTGGCTCACCGACGGCAAGAGCGTCGTCGAGAACCTGCAGGGCAAGGGGTACAAAACCAAGCTGGTCTACGGCGAGGACGACCCGGACACCCAGGTCTCGCAGATCGAGAAACTGATCAAGCAGGGCATCGACGCACTGATCATCGCGGCCATCGACAACAAGTCGCTGAACGGCGTGCTCCAACAGGCCGCCGCCGCGGACATCCCGGTGATCTCCTACGACCGGCTCATCCTCGGCACCAAGAACGTCGACTACTACGTCTCCTTCGACAACGAGCAGGTCGGCCGGCTCCAGGCCCTCCACATCATCGACGAGCTCGGCCTGGAGGACGGCAAGGGCCCGTTCAACATCGAGCTGTTCGCCGGTTCCCCCGACGACAACAACACCAAATACTTCTACGAGGGTGCGATGCACCTCCTGCAGCCCTACCTGGACAACAAGCAGTTGGTCGTCCGGTCCGGCCAGACCGCGCTCAAGGAGATCACCACCCTGCGCTGGGACGGGCCCACCGCGGAGAAGCGCATGAACCGCGTCCTCAGCCAGTCGTACGGGAGCGAGAACGTCGACGCGGTCCTGTCGCCGTACGACGGCATCTCCCTCGGCATCCTGTCCGCGCTGAAGTCGGACGGCTACGGCTCCGGCAGCAAGCCGCTGCCGATCATCACCGGCCAGGACGCCGAGCTGGCCTCGGTGAAGTCGATCATCGCGGGTGAGCAGTCGCAGACCGTCTACAAGGACCTCCGCCAGCTCGCCGAGCGGGCCGCGTTCATGGCCGACGACATACTCAACGACGACACGCCGGAGCTGAACAACAGAAGGGCCTATGGGAACGGCGTCAAGTCCGTGCCCGCCTACCTGCTTCAGCCGGTCAGCGTCGACAAGACCAACTACGACAAGATTCTGGTCGGAGGCGGCTACTACACCGACGCCGAACTCAAGTAG
- a CDS encoding alpha/beta hydrolase produces MPSNPPLLPRSKARGRLAVGALVTALFGQLLAGTAVAAPSAKTPPPARMAWEPCESPSGEGTFECATIKVPVDWKRPRGATIDLALARHRATDPERRIGSLLINPGGPGGSGVGFAFSAPEAFSPELLERFDIVGFDPRGVGLSNPVKCDEDLVNAQGALLYPDSYSSFTALREANHALGENCRAVTGPLVDHMDTASVVRDMEAIRVGLGERRISYYGVSYGTAIGQQYAARYPHRVRAMTLDSNMDHSLGRWDFQKTETVAVEESYGQFADWCARTPSCVLHDRDARALFDSLYKRADAGELVLPGDPPYTVTPQDLQNVALSYMYDPAYWFDFAQFLSDLDASAPAAARTLRKYGEPTEFPFFPVMCQDYDFNVPSYATLARYERKLARLAPVTRFSPLGWTVQTGCQDWPTEVTNPQRRLRVDGTPPILMTNSRFDPATPHSWGSNAARQIGHEAVFLTYDGVGHGDYWLSPCARDAIDTYLLTLKTPRKGTHCPAVWPTGPSAQRQSPTGDLVNPLPDLLGTGTYR; encoded by the coding sequence GTGCCATCCAACCCCCCACTGCTCCCGCGCTCGAAAGCGCGCGGGAGACTGGCTGTCGGAGCCCTGGTCACCGCGCTGTTCGGACAGTTGCTCGCCGGGACCGCCGTCGCCGCCCCCTCGGCCAAGACCCCGCCGCCCGCGCGCATGGCCTGGGAGCCGTGTGAGTCTCCCTCCGGCGAGGGCACTTTCGAGTGCGCCACCATCAAGGTGCCCGTGGACTGGAAGCGGCCGCGCGGCGCCACCATCGACCTGGCCCTCGCCCGCCATCGGGCCACCGACCCCGAGCGCCGTATCGGCTCGCTGCTGATCAACCCCGGCGGTCCGGGCGGCTCCGGCGTCGGCTTCGCGTTCAGCGCCCCCGAGGCCTTCTCGCCCGAACTACTGGAGCGTTTCGACATCGTGGGCTTCGACCCGCGCGGCGTCGGCCTCAGCAACCCGGTGAAGTGCGACGAGGACCTGGTGAACGCCCAGGGTGCGCTGCTCTACCCGGACAGCTACTCCTCGTTCACCGCCCTCCGCGAGGCGAACCACGCGCTCGGCGAGAACTGCCGCGCCGTCACCGGACCGCTCGTCGACCACATGGACACCGCCAGCGTCGTCCGTGACATGGAGGCGATACGCGTCGGCCTCGGCGAGCGGCGGATCAGCTACTACGGCGTCTCCTACGGCACCGCGATCGGCCAGCAGTACGCCGCGCGCTACCCCCACCGCGTCCGCGCGATGACGCTCGACTCGAACATGGACCACAGCCTGGGCAGGTGGGACTTCCAGAAGACCGAGACGGTCGCGGTGGAGGAGTCGTACGGCCAGTTCGCCGACTGGTGCGCCCGTACGCCGTCGTGTGTGCTCCACGACCGGGACGCCCGCGCCCTGTTCGATTCGCTCTACAAGCGCGCCGACGCCGGTGAGCTGGTCCTGCCGGGCGACCCGCCCTACACCGTCACCCCGCAGGACCTCCAGAACGTCGCCTTGAGCTACATGTACGACCCGGCCTATTGGTTCGACTTCGCCCAGTTCCTCAGCGACTTGGATGCCTCCGCCCCCGCGGCGGCACGGACCCTCCGGAAGTACGGCGAGCCGACGGAATTCCCGTTCTTCCCGGTGATGTGCCAGGACTACGACTTCAACGTCCCCTCGTACGCCACCCTCGCCCGCTACGAGCGCAAGCTCGCCCGGCTTGCCCCCGTCACCCGTTTCAGCCCCCTCGGCTGGACGGTCCAGACCGGCTGCCAGGACTGGCCGACCGAGGTGACCAACCCGCAGCGCAGGCTTCGCGTCGACGGGACCCCGCCGATCCTGATGACCAACAGCCGCTTCGACCCGGCCACCCCGCACTCCTGGGGCTCCAACGCGGCCCGTCAGATCGGCCACGAGGCCGTGTTCCTCACGTACGACGGTGTCGGCCACGGCGACTACTGGCTGAGCCCGTGCGCGCGTGACGCCATCGACACGTACCTCCTCACCCTGAAGACCCCCCGCAAGGGCACCCACTGCCCCGCGGTCTGGCCGACCGGGCCCTCCGCCCAGCGGCAGTCGCCGACCGGAGACCTCGTCAACCCGCTGCCCGACCTGCTGGGCACGGGCACGTACCGGTGA